In the genome of Enterococcus hirae ATCC 9790, one region contains:
- a CDS encoding putative HNHc nuclease, translated as MFKPLIDSYSAVLKKFKGNDIGATINEEVNIERLKTMYDGYDGDRIIEIRFIDPRRFTVQQRNFIYALIGDIFIDTGMPPDFWKEFFYFRFEGVTGRKISLKDESSTTVSDANILANIILDFIFEHHIPFKEGYEILPANQEYYFYKCITKRVCCICGKTGADIDHFDKALGRRKRKEVDHSEYTFAALCRIHHTEKHNIGVINFKNKYQIKGIKLSHETIKKLRIGG; from the coding sequence CTAATAGATTCATACTCGGCGGTACTAAAGAAATTTAAAGGTAACGACATTGGTGCAACGATCAATGAAGAAGTAAATATCGAACGGCTGAAAACAATGTATGACGGTTACGATGGCGATCGAATCATTGAAATTCGTTTTATTGATCCACGTCGATTCACCGTACAGCAACGAAACTTTATCTATGCACTTATAGGCGATATTTTCATCGATACAGGCATGCCACCGGACTTCTGGAAGGAATTCTTCTACTTCCGTTTCGAAGGTGTCACAGGGCGCAAAATAAGCCTCAAAGACGAATCGAGCACAACCGTGAGTGATGCCAATATCTTAGCGAATATCATCCTAGATTTTATCTTTGAACATCATATTCCTTTCAAAGAAGGCTATGAGATTTTACCAGCGAATCAAGAGTATTACTTCTACAAATGCATCACAAAAAGAGTCTGCTGCATTTGTGGCAAAACAGGAGCTGACATCGATCACTTTGACAAAGCGCTAGGAAGACGAAAGCGCAAAGAAGTTGATCATTCAGAGTACACATTTGCAGCACTCTGCAGGATTCATCACACGGAGAAACACAATATAGGTGTGATCAATTTCAAAAATAAATATCAAATCAAAGGGATCAAGTTAAGTCATGAAACGATTAAAAAGTTAAGG